A single genomic interval of Oryza sativa Japonica Group chromosome 7, ASM3414082v1 harbors:
- the LOC4342568 gene encoding uncharacterized protein, producing MGWRSRASAVAVLWMLAAVVAAAALDPDQDELERAFPIVEPDHGHTKLRLAKEGLEAIKRIETPIAAVAVIGPYRSGKSFLLNQLLSLTCNKGFGVGHMRDTKTKGIWVWGTPIELDVNGSKVSVLYLDTEGFESIGKSNVYDDRIFALATVLSSILIYNLPETIREADISRLSFAVEIAEEFYGRVKGQDVAFEPAKLLWLIQRDFLQGKSVQQMVDEALQRVPNNNGDKYIDEVNRIRDSLAFMGDNSTAFSLPQPHLQRTKLCDMDDQELDPLYIERRDELKQIVTSMIKPKLLQGRTLNGKEFVSFLRQILEALNKGEIPSTGSLVEVFNKAILERCLKLYNERMERVGLPVSVDKLQLIHNLAEDEARKLFDKQHFGKHHTTRSILKLDEEMRKVFGNFGFANEYQSSKLCKAKFSECEDKMEHLQSLKLPSMAKFNAGFLRCNQSFEMECVGPAKESYERRMSKMLARSRALFIKEYNNKLFNWLVTFSLVMIVIARFVIKFFLLEVAAWVIFIFLETYTRLFWSSELLYYNPIWHMIVSSWETIVYNPVLDIDRWVIPIVVVLSFLAVYWRCLGVRKRIGRSLLPLYRGSYGSSSRPRTD from the exons ATGGGGTGGCGGAGTCGCGcttcggcggtggcggtgctgTGGATGCTCGCCgctgtggtggcggcggctgcgctgGATCCTGATCAGGACGAGCTCGAACGCGC GTTTCCAATCGTCGAACCAGATCATGGTCACACTAAACTCCGTCTTGCAAAAGAAGGTTTGGAGGCAATTAAAAGAATCGAAACACCAATAGCTGCTGTCGCT GTTATTGGGCCATATCGATCTGGAAAATCTTTTCTTCTCAATCAGCTTCTCTCCCTAACATGCAATAAAG GTTTTGGAGTTGGACATATGCGAGATACCAAAACAAAAG GTATATGGGTCTGGGGTACTCCCATTGAGTTAGATGTGAATGGCTCCAAAGTTTCTGTCCTTTACCTGGACACTGAGGGATTTGAGAGCATCGGAAAATCAAATGTATATGATGATAG GATATTTGCTCTGGCCACTGTTTTAAGTTCTATCCTTATCTACAATCTTCCAGAGACG ATTCGTGAAGCTGATATATCTAGACTCTCATTTGCTGTTGAAATTGCTGAAGAATTCTATGGAAG AGTGAAG GGGCAAGATGTTGCTTTTGAGCCAGCAAAACTACTGTGGCTTATCCAGAGGGATTTCCTCC AAGGAAAATCTGTCCAGCAAATGGTTGATGAAGCTCTCCAACGGGTGCCTAACAACAATG GAGACAAATATATTGATGAG GTCAACCGAATCAGAGACTCTTTGGCATTTATGGGCGATAACAGCACTGCTTTTAGCTTACCCCAG CCTCATCTTCAAAGAACAAAGCTATGTGACATGGACGATCAAGAACTGGACCCATTATATATAGAAAGGAGAGATGAGTTGAAGCAAATTGTTACTTCCATGAtaaaaccaaaacttttgcaGGGTAGAACTCTAAATGGAAAGGAGTTTGTATCTTTCCTAAGGCAG ATACTTGAGGCGTTGAATAAAGGTGAAATTCCATCAACAGGATCACTTGTAGAAGTATTCAATAAGGCAATTCTTGAGCGCTGCTTAAAGTTGTATAATGAAAGAATGGAAAGAGTGGGTCTACCAGTATCAGTGGATAAACTTCAGCTGATTCACAATTTGGCAGAAGATGAAGCTAGAAAGCTCTTTGACAAGCAGCATTTTGGTAAACATCATACTACCCGATCCATCCTCAAGCTTGATGAAGAGATGAGAAAG GTCTTCGGAAACTTTGGTTTTGCCAATGAGTACCAGTCATCGAAGCTGTGCAAAGCAAAGTTTTCAGAGTGTGAAGATAAAATGGAACACCTTCAATCCTTGAAGCTTCCTTCGATGGCAAAATTTAATGCTGGATTTCTTCGCTGTAACCAGAGTTTTGAAATGGAGTGTGTGGGGCCTGCCAAGGAAAGCTATGAACGTAGGATGTCAAAG ATGCTCGCAAGGTCTCGTGCTCTTTTCATCAAGGAGTACAACAACAAACTATTCAATTGGCTGGTGACGTTCTCCTTGGTCATGATTGTGATTGCGCGCTTTGTGATCAAGTTCTTTTTACTCGAAGTTGCTGCATGGGTGATATTCATCTTCTTAGAGACATACACGAGATTATTCTGGTCGTCAGAATTGTTGTACTACAATCCCATCTGGCACATGATCGTCTCTTCATGGGAAACCATTGTGTATAACCCAGTTCTTGATATTGACAG ATGGGTGATCCCAATTGTTGTTGTGCTATCATTTTTAGCTGTTTACTGGCGTTGCCTCGGTGTCAGGAAACGAATAGGAAGATCATTGCTTCCTTTGTACAGAGGTTCTTACGGAAGCTCCAGTCGCCCAAGAACAGATTAA
- the LOC4342569 gene encoding uncharacterized protein, with protein sequence MSSIGTSKGVLEIAKFGVYVSVPVALTYLVATDSKTLKKLMGLREYVVYPPEGPRPPPPEELRERARKIARKRQQQQ encoded by the exons atGTCGTCGATTGGGACGTCGAAGGGGGTCCTGGAGATCGCCAAGTTCGGGGTGTACGTCTCCGTCCCCGTCGCGCTCACCTACCTCGTCGCCACCGACTCCAAGACCCTCAAGAAGCTCATGGGCCTc CGTGAATACGTGGTATATCCTCCCGAAGGTCCACGTCCACCACCTCCTGAAGAACTTCGTGAAAGGGCTCGCAAGATAGCTCGAAAgaggcaacaacaacaataa
- the LOC4342570 gene encoding bZIP transcription factor RISBZ1-like gives MEHVFAVDEIPDPLWAPPPPVQPAAAAGVDDVGAVSGGGLLERCPSGWNLERFLEELDGVPAPAASPDGAAIYPSPMPAAAAEAAARWSRGYGDREAVGVMPMPAAALPAAPASAAMDPVEYNAMLKRKLDEDLATVAMWRASGAIHSESPLGNKTSLSIVGSILSSQKCIEGNGILVQTKLSPGPNGGSGPYVNQNTDAHAKQATSGSSREPSPSEDDDMEGDAEAMGNMILDEEDKVKKRKESNRESARRSRSRKAARLKDLEEQVSLLRVENSSLLRRLADANQKYSAAAIDNRVLMADIEALRAKVRMAEESVKMVTGARQLHQAIPDMQSPLNVNSDASVPIQNNNPMNYFSNANNAGVNSFMHQVSPAFQIVDSVEKIDPTDPVQLQQQQMASLQHLQNRACGGGASSNEYTAWGSSLMDANELVNMELQ, from the exons ATGGAGCACGTGTTCGCCGTCGACGAGATCCCCGACCCGCTgtgggctccgccgccgccggtgcagccggcggcggccgccggagtAGATGACGTCGgcgcggtgagcggcggcgggttGCTGGAGCGGTGCCCGTCGGGGTGGAACCTCGAGAGGTTTCTggaggagctcgacggcgtccCTGCACCGGCGGCGAGCCCGGACGGCGCGGCGATTTACCCTAGCccgatgccggcggcggcggcggaggcggcggcgcgctggagTAGGGGCTACGGCGATCGTGAGGCGGTGGGGGTGATGCCCATGCCCGCGGCCGCGcttccggcggcgccggcgagcgcggcgatgGACCCCGTGGAGTACAACGCGATGCTGAAGCGGAAGCTGGACGAGGacctcgccaccgtcgccatgtGGAGG GCCTCTGGTGCAATACATTCTGAGAGTCCTCTAGGCAATAAAACATCACTGAGTATAGTTGGTTCCATCCTGAGTTCACAGAAGTGCATTGAAG GTAACGGGATACTAGTGCAGACCAAGTTAAGTCCTGGCCCAAATGGAGGATCAGGCCCATATGTAAATCAAAATACAGATGCTCATGCCAAGCAAGCTACGAGTGGTTCCTCAAGGGAGCCATCACCATCAGAGGATGATGATATGGAAGGAGATGCAGAGGCAATGGGAAATATGATCCTTGATGAAGAAGATAAAGTGAAGAAAAG GAAGGAATCCAACCGGGAGTCAGCTAGACGCTCAAGAAGCAGAAAGGCAGCTCGCCTAAAAGACCTGGAGGAGCAG GTATCACTATTAAGGGTTGAAAACTCTTCTCTGTTGAGGCGTCTTGCTGATGCAAATCAGAAGTACAGTGCTGCTGCTATTGACAATAGGGTACTAATGGCAGACATTGAAGCCCTAAGAGCAAAG GTGAGGATGGCAGAGGAGAGTGTGAAGATGGTTACAGGGGCTAGACAACTTCACCAGGCCATTCCTGACATGCAATCTCCCCTCAATGTCAACTCTGATGCTTCTGTGCCGATCCAGAACAACAACCCAATGAACTACTTCTCCAACGCTAACAATGCCGGTGTTAACAGCTTCATGCACCAGGTTTCTCCAGCGTTCCAGATTGTGGATTCTGTCGAGAAGATTGACCCAACAGATCcagtgcagctgcagcagcaacagaTGGCGAGCTTGCAGCATCTTCAGAATAGAGCTTGTGGTGGCGGCGCAAGTTCGAATGAATATACAGCATGGGGATCGTCTCTGATGGATGCAAATGAGCTTGTCAACATGGAGCTTCAGTAG
- the LOC4342571 gene encoding tryptophan synthase alpha chain, with protein sequence MAFALKASTASAAAASTASASASSLSVAAAAPGRRGGAAGRVSFRGVPAPMVAIRAEAAAVGEDERVISGTFAKLKEQGKTAFIPFITAGDPDLATTAKALKILDACGSDLIELGVPYSDPLADGPVIQASATRALSKGTTFEDVISMVKEVIPELSCPVALFTYYNPILKRGIANFMTVVKEAGVHGLVVPDVPLEETNILRSEAAKNNLELVLLTTPTTPTERMEKITKASEGFIYLVSTVGVTGARANVSGKVQSLLQDIKQVTDKAVAVGFGISTPEHVKQIAGWGADGVIIGSAMVRQLGEAASPEEGLKKLEELAKSLKAALP encoded by the exons atgGCGTTCGCGCTCAAGGCCTCAActgcctccgccgcggcggcgtccacggcctcggcctcggcctcgtccCTGTCCGTGGCTGCGGCCGCgcccgggaggcgcggcggcgcggcggggagggTCTCGTTCCGCGGGGTCCCTGCTCCCATGGTGGCGATcagggcggaggcggctgccgTCGGGGAGGACGAGCGCGTCATCTCCGGCACCTTCGCCAAGCTCAAGGAGCAGGGGAAG ACCGCATTCATTCCATTCATCACTGCTGGTGACCCTGACTTGGCGACTACAGCGAAAGCGTTGAAGATTCTTGATGCTTGTGGTTCGGATCTGATCGAATTGGGCGTGCCTTACTCTGACCCATTGGCTGATGGCCCCGTCATTCAG GCTTCTGCTACACGTGCACTATCAAAAGGCACCACATTTGAGGATGTTATCTCTATGGTAAAGGAGGTGATACCTGAGCTGTCCTGCCCTGTAGCGCTTTTCACATATTATAACCCGATTCTGAAGCGTGGCATCGCAAACTTCATGACTGTTGTAAAAGAAGCCGGTGTCCATG GTCTTGTGGTACCTGATGTTCCTCTGGAAGAGACAAATATTTTGAGGAGTGAAGCTGCTAAGAACAACCTTGAGCTG GTGCTACTGACAACACCAACTACACCAACAGAAAGAATGGAGAAAATTACAAAAGCTTCTGAAGGATTTATTTATCTT GTAAGCACTGTTGGAGTTACAGGTGCACGTGCAAATGTCAGTGGCAAGGTGCAATCTCTTCTCCAGGATATCAAGCAG GTCACGGACAAAGCTGTGGCTGTTGGGTTCGGTATATCGACTCCAGAGCATGTGAAGCAG ATTGCGGGATGGGGCGCAGATGGTGTGATCATTGGGAGCGCTATGGTGAGGCAATTGGGCGAAGCTGCTTCACCCGAAGAAGGATTGAAGAAGCTAGAAGAGCTAGCCAAGAGCCTGAAGGCTGCATTGCCCTGA